One part of the Pecten maximus chromosome 1, xPecMax1.1, whole genome shotgun sequence genome encodes these proteins:
- the LOC117316090 gene encoding cholinesterase-like yields MKDYMSILFVSDYSENMMVYKANWLPLVAVFVSVANGVTYKTVRTPSGPVRGIAIQNRNQSVYQYRNIPYAKPPVGNLRLKKPVPFGSWTNVLDATSFGPSCMQDPKYISNILENRQMSEDCLQLNVYTPCNASLTNKKSVMIWIHGGGYIFGQGTIYDASPLTNVGDVIVVTVNYRLGLLGFLSTMDDASLGNYGLWDQRLAVQWVKQNIAAFGGDPNSITLFGESAGSMSVALHALNPQTMDYSNALSVKVDLPILLYEQDLSKNNRSPLHTFQTSWRGSRYVGEMVMFNRVLLLVMFYLSVSRSQKYRMINSPSGSVRGIGVHNQGEIVYQYRKIPFAKPPVGNLRLRKPVPFGKWTNVLDGTSFGPSCYQPAEYLSHLPNMELSEDCLQLNIYTPSSASPNNTKSVMVWIHGGGYVEGHAIAYDGTNLANTGDVVVVTVNYRLGIFGFLSTMDNASRGNYGLWDQRLAMQWVKDNIEAFGGDPNSITIFGESAGAFSVGLHAIIPENRGLFQRVIAESGTGNSPYAINHEPTKYARGYGVYLKCLNENDVTFDTEMLIQCIRGKNAQEIMQAQINLDRLKYVNYIFNEPNAPVVDGELIKQNPSSAIANSSSTESSFFRSLDAIIGNTDSEGSLVYDEFMISLQKQYSFNYSRSIPTSVLCNSYAPEIAKDFYISNTEVSAAICKQYSSDIEIDQSRNIVNMYSDFSMIAPAVKALNCHSLPGLTMGRSTYQYIFSREYTFDAFPQPNWFKGAWHGAEVPYLFGPTILWSITNLGSRSDSILSEKMIKYWTNFAKNGSPNGPGVPYWPRYDSVGKLYQNLNINISPAYHLYPERMRFWNQYLPSLVRQPASMVLG; encoded by the exons ATGAAAGATTATATGAGTATACTTTTCGTTTCAGATTATTCAGAAAATATGATGGTGTACAAGGCCAATTGGCTACCGTTAGTGGCAGTCTTTGTAAGTGTAGCAAATGGCGTAACTTACAAGACGGTGCGTACTCCATCTGGACCCGTCAGAGGCATTGCCATTCAGAACAGGAATCAATCAGTATATCAGTATCGAAATATTCCTTATGCAAAACCACCTGTCGGAAACTTGCGACTTAAAAAACCAGTTCCATTTGGTAGTTGGACAAACGTCCTGGATGCAACATCGTTCGGACCGTCATGTATGCAAGAtccaaaatatatttcaaacatactCGAAAATAGGCAAATGTCCGAAGACTGTCTTCAATTAAATGTGTACACACCATGCAATGCTTCcctaacaaacaaaaaaagtgtAATGATCTGGATACATGGAGGGGGGTATATCTTTGGCCAAGGCACCATTTACGATGCGTCACCTCTCACTAATGTAGGAGATGTTATTGTTGTCACGGTGAATTATCGTTTAGGACTTCTCGGATTTCTGAGTACAATGGACGATGCTTCGTTGGGAAATTACGGTCTGTGGGATCAGCGACTTGCAGTTCAATGGGTAAAGCAAAATATCGCTGCATTTGGTGGGGATCCGAACTCAATTACACTTTTCGGTGAATCAGCTGGCTCCATGAGTGTTGCTCTGCATGCTCTTAATCCACAAACCATGGACTATTCCAACGCGTTATCGGTGAAAGTGGATCTGCCAATTCTCCTTTA CGAACAGGACTTATCTAAGAATAATAGGTCACCTCTTCATACATTTCAAACCAGCTGGCGTGGATCAAGGTACG TTGGAGAAATGGTGATGTTTAATAGAGTTCTGCTTCTGGTCATGTTCTATTTATCTGTGAGCAGAAGCCAGAAATACCGAATGATCAACTCACCGTCAGGATCTGTCCGCGGGATTGGTGTACATAATCAAGGCGAAATAGTTTATCAGTACCGTAAAATTCCGTTCGCCAAACCACCTGTCGGAAATCTGAGACTACGAAAACCTGTTCCTTTCGGCAAGTGGACAAATGTTTTAGACGGCACGTCTTTTGGACCGTCCTGCTATCAGCCAGCAGAATATTTGTCACACTTACCGAATATGGAACTGTCTGAGGATTGTTTACAACTGAATATATACACACCAAGTAGCGCCTCTCCAAACAATACAAAAAGTGTAATGGTATGGATACACGGTGGAGGATATGTAGAAGGCCATGCGATAGCTTATGACGGAACAAATCTTGCAAATACTGGGGATGTCGTAGTGGTAACTGTGAACTACAGATTAGGGATATTTGGATTTCTCAGTACAATGGACAATGCGTCCCGTGGTAATTATGGATTGTGGGATCAACGACTTGCCATGCAATGGGTTAAGGACAATATCGAAGCATTCGGTGGTGATCCAAACTCTATCACAATCTTTGGTGAATCTGCAGGGGCATTTAGTGTCGGATTACATGCTAttatcccagaaaaccgaggtcTCTTCCAAAGAGTAATCGCTGAAAGTGGAACAGGAAATTCGCCATATGCAATAAATCATGAGCCGACAAAATATGCAAGAGGATACGGTGTCTATCTCAAATGTCTAAATGAAAATGATGTTACCTTTGATACGGAAATGTTAATTCAGTGCATCAGAGGGAAAAACGCTCAAGAAATTATGCAAGCTCAAATTAACCTTGATCGTTTGAAGTACGTGAACTATATATTTAACGAACCAAATGCCCCGGTAGTCGATGGGGAACTTATCAAGCAAAATCCAAGTTCCGCAATTGCTAATTCTTCGTCAACTGAATCCAGCTTCTTCCGATCCCTTGATGCCATCATTGGCAATACAGACTCCGAAGGTTCCCTTGTCTATGATGAATTTATGATTAGCCTTCAAAAACAGTATAGCTTTAATTATTCACGTTCTATACCGACTTCTGTTCTGTGTAATTCATATGCACCGGAGATCGCAAAGGATTTTTATATTAGTAATACCGAAGTTTCCGCAGctatatgtaaacaatatagcAGTGATATCGAGATTGATCAGAGTAGAAATATCGTCAACATGTACTCGGATTTTTCTATGATTGCTCCTGCTGTGAAAGCACTAAACTGTCATTCTCTTCCCGGACTGACAATGGGACGAAGTACGTATCAGTATATATTTTCCAGAGAATATACATTTGATGCATTCCCTCAGCCTAACTGGTTCAAAGGGGCTTGGCATGGCGCCGAGGTTCCGTATCTTTTTGGGCCAACCATTCTTTGGTCTATAACGAATCTCGGCTCTCGATCTGATTCTATCCTTTCTGAAAAGATGATTAAGTATTGGACGAACTTTGCGAAAAATGG CTCTCCGAATGGCCCAGGTGTCCCATATTGGCCCAGATATGACTCCGTAGGAAAACTCTATCAAAATCTGAACATCAACATATCACCAGCATACCATTTATACCCGGAGAGGATGCGGTTTTGGAATCAATACCTCCCGTCATTGGTGAGACAACCAGCAAGCATGGTTTTGGGATAG